In the genome of Rhinopithecus roxellana isolate Shanxi Qingling chromosome 14, ASM756505v1, whole genome shotgun sequence, the window TTGGGCTCTGTTTTCTCTGTAATTTATTTGTAGTGatttgaagtttttgtttgtttgtttgtttgagatggagtcttgctctgtcacccaggctggagtgcagtggcgcgatctctgctcactgcaagctctgcctcccgggttcacaccattctcttgcctcagcctccggagtagctgggactacaggtgcccgccaccacacctggctaatttttttgtatttttagtagagacgggtttcatcgtgttagccaggacggtctcgatcttctgacctcgtgatccatctgccttggcctcccaaagtgctgggattataggcgtgagccaccgcgcccagcgattTGAAGTTTTTATCTATTTGCAGTGAATCAGGTCATTTCCATATGCAGAACTAGCTAAGCCTAAACCAGTTGGTAGGACAAAAGATAGGTCTGGTAAGGGAAGGATGAGTTAACACACAGATTTTTCCAGAGACCTTTGCTCATTTCACCTGAATAGTTACCTCTGTTGAGGTCATCCTTCAAACACTGCCATTCCCAGAACATTAGTAGACCTCACAAAAGTGAGCATGGATGAGTTAGTAGTATTACAAGTCATTTTAAGTTGGTGGAttaagctatatatatatttatattattatatatagcttatatatattaagctatatatatatacacacacacacacacacacacacacacacacatacacacacacacacatacacacacacacacttttttttttttttttttttaatctgagtcttactctatcgcccaggctggagtgcagtggcatgatctcggctcactgcaacaacctccgcctgccaggttcaagtgattcttttgcctgagcctcccgagtaggtgggattacagttgcccaccaccacactcagctaatttttgtattttttgtagaaatggggtttcaccatgttggccaagatggggtttcactgtgttggccaggttggtctcaaactcctgaccttgcaagtgatccacctgcttcagcctcccaaagtgctgggattacaggcgtgagccaccgtgcccggccaggattaAGCATGTTTCCATTGCTGTTGATCTTACTCATCCACTAAACTTtgcatctattgttttttttttttttttttttttaatttttttttttgagatgggagtctcactgtgtcacccaggctggagtgcagtggtgtgatcttggctcagcgcaacctctgccacctgggttcaagtgattctcctgtctcagcctccagagtagctgagattaaaggcacctgccactgcacctggctcatttttgtaattttagtagagatggggtttcaccatcttggccaggctggtcttgaactcctgacctcatgatccacccacctcggcctcccagtgttgggattacagatgtgagccaacacgcccagccagCACCTATTGCTCTAAGCTATAGTCACAGATATTTTTATTGGCTGCCATCATTTCAAGGTGGTTCAACTACAAATTAACTGTAGGAGTATTCTAATAATAGTATCAGGATTTGTCAAAatcaagctgttttttttttttttttttgaaacggagtctcacgctcaggctggagtgcagatctcagctcactgcaagctccgcctcctgggtttacgccattctcctgcctcagcctcccgagtagctgggactacaggcacccgccaaatcgcccggctagttttttgtgttttttagtagatacagggtttcaccgtgttagccaggatggtctcgatctcctgacctcatgatccgcccgtctcggcctcccaaagtgctgggattacaggcttgagccaccgcgcccggccgctgctttagttttcatgaaataaatgtgaaatgctGTCCAGGTGAGGTAAAAACAGATTTTACTTTGGACGTGTAACATTAGATGAGTCTTTGTCGgtatacattttcttaaatttcttttttttccatatttaagAAATTAAGGGAAGAATATGtcctttattttacttacttGTATCTCAACATGACCAGAAATAACATAACTTTGAAAGGTTAGGGcttattctttttccattttggaGGGATTTTCAGCATTCTTTCAAATCTGAATATTATATTGGATTTTAAAGCAACTATTTATAATCAAGCCTGTTAAACCCTATAGGGAAAGGGCAAAGAGTAAGACATGTTAATACTGTGTATAGAGATCACAGTAATGGACACATGAAGTTGGTGTTAACAAGTTTACTCCTATTCTACTGAAATATAAGGATACTGAAGACAATTCTGGAATATTGAACAGAAACTTCAAAAAGCTGAAGTttcagctgggcagggtggctcatgcctgtaatcccagcactttgggaggccgaggcgggtggatcacttgaggtcaggagttcgagatcagcctggccaacatgctgaaaccccgtctctactaaaaatacaaaaaattagctgggcatggtggcgtgtgcctgtaatcccaattacttgggaggctgaggcaggagaattgcttgaacctggaaggcagaggttgcagtgagccgagatctcaccactgcactccagtctgggcaacacaagcgaaactccatatcaaaaaaacaaaacaaaaaactgaaattttctttttttttctttttttttttgagacggagtctcgctctgtcgcccaggctggagtgcagtggccggatctcagctcactgcaagctccgcctcccgggtttacgccattctcctgcctcagcctcccgagtagctgggactacaggcgcccgccacctcgcccggctaaaaACTGAAATTTTCAATAGGCAAGCCTTGGTCCTCAaagcttctgtattttttgttattcACTGTGTTTAAGACATGACCAATTGTTTGGAATTACACTCTTCACTATAATTGCCCACATGTGTGCTCTCTTCATTTTGAAGAGGGTCTGAAAGGATGTTGGGAGTGGAGGTAGGTCGGGGCTGGGATAGCTAGCATTCACTGAGCTCTTGGCAGAAAAAGGCACATCATTTCTTTCTAGCTGCTGATTGGGATGGTAGTATCATTCTTCCTTTATTAAACAAAGAACAGGGTTCAGAGCTAGCTTTCTTAAGGCTATCCAACTCAAGGTGGGAGTTGGATTGTCACCCATAAAGCTCTTCCCTGCTGCCTCCCACAAACTCAGTTTATAAATGGTAGCAGTCACATCCTAGTTTTACTGAGTCCAGTGAAATACCACTGTGATGATGATAGATACAGCAATCCAGTTCTTGATTTTGAGTACTTTAATGGTGTGAAAAGCTTTCCATTGTTCACCTAGCAGTAATATTGTCCTCCCTTCCATGAGCATCGCCCCTTTCACCAGGCACAACCACTGAGTTTTCAATCACATTGAAAACTCACATTATGTGCTAAATTCCTGTATACTCTGGGCCCAAGCTCAACCCAAGACATTTTAACCCCCAAGTTCTGAAAAGCAGATCTACAGCATCTCCTTAACTTTAACCTACTTTAGTCATACACTGTGTAATGAGTAGCAGCCAAAAGCTACCTACCATCACCTACCAGGCCGTCTTTATTCTTCATACGAGCTGCACTTAATTCAGTTTAAAGCAGCTATTTAACTGCAGaaacttgcattttaaaaatatttccaggtgATTCTGCCAGTTAAAAAAATCTCTGGTGTAAGCAACCTCTATCTCTACTggtaataaagttttaaaaaagtttgtatATGCCATTACACTGTCAAGTTTATAGAGGATAGTGCTTTTTCCTATTGACAGGACATGACATTATGAAAATCCATGGCTGAATTCATCCATAAGGCAGTCACTAACAGGCTGAtgtgaaagatgaaagaaaactggCCTGAACTGTGTCTGCACATTTGAAAACTCTAAGTAAGATTCTTAATTTCATGGCAATACAATAAAAAATCTTTCATCAGTGAGGCCCTACATTGCATTGGGAGGTGGTGTTGAGGGGAAGGAATAGGCAGGCCATATGctacagttaaaataaaaacatacaatttaTTATATTGAAAAGTGCAGGGGGCAGGGGTGAAGGAATACACAATGAACTTGGATGAGTTTGGTTAGATTGAATTACTCGCTTTGTAAAGTTAAAACCCATCCAATTTATTATGTTAATAGAACAAGCCCTTACTGATGTCAGTACCAGTGAGACAAATCTCTTAACTGtgacacaaaaaatatttatgttacatttaggctgaaaatgttttatttttaatttttaaaaattatcattattattgttttgagatagagtcttgctctgttgcctaggctggagtgcagtggcgctatctcggctcactgcaacctctgcctcccaggctcaagagattctctcctgcctcagcctcttgagcagctgcgactataggcacgcaccgcaacgcctggctaaatttttttttattttttagtagagatggggtttgccatgttggccaggctgctctcgaactcctgacctcaggtgacccgcctgtgttggcctcccgaagtgctgggattacaggcgttagccaccgcgcccagcctgaaaatgtgttttaaaagtgacttttcttaaaaaaaaaaaaaaaaagtgacttttcTATCCTAATTCTCCTTTATCAAAGTTATTGCAATTAGCTTGCATTTTCTTTCACGTGGAAGGTGCAGGGAAACtgctgggaaggggagggaagttGGCAAGCGGCCTTATCATAAGAACagcttatgtttaaatatttttgaaggggctgggcgtggtggctcacacctgtaatcctagcacttttgcaggcaaaggtgggcagactgcttgaacctaggagtttgcaaccatgctgggcaacatggctgaggcaggagaatggcgtaaacccgggagatggagcttgcagtgagctgagatccggccactgcactccagcctgggcggcagagcgagacttcgtctcaaaaacaaaaacaaaaacaaaaacaaaactccattctaccaaaaaacaaaaacaaaaacaaaaacaaaaacaacaacaacaaaaaaaaaaccacacaaaacaaaaacaaaaaaacccaacccaaaattagccgggcacatggtggcacatgcctgtagtcccagccactcaggaggctgaggttggacgatcacttgagcctgggaggcagaggctatagTAAGCCAAAAATcacaccagcttgggtgacagtgagagcttgtctcaaaaaataaaaaattttaagtaggtAATCCCCCTTCCAGATAATTGCaattatttgtgcttttttttttttttttttttgagacggagtcttgctctgccgcccactgcaagctccgtctcccgggtttacgccattctcctgcctcagcctcccgagtagccgggactacaggcgcccgctacctcgcccggctagtttttttttgtattttttttagtagagacggggtttcaccgtgttagccaggatggtctggatctcctgacctcgtgatccgcccgtctcggcctcccaaagtgctgggattacaggcttgagccaccgcgcccggcctatttgtgCTTTTTATGGGAGTGGTGCAAGAGGTTAgacaagaaaatcttttttttttttttttttttgagacggagtctcgctctgtcacccaggctggaggcagtggcatgatctcggctcactgcaagctccgcctcccgggttcacgccattctcctgcctcagcctccggagtagctgggactacaggtgcccgccaccacacccggctatttttatttcgtatttttagtagagacggggtttcaccgtgttagccaagatggtctcgatctcctgacctcgtgatctgcctgcctccgcctcccaaagtgcttggattacaggcgtgagccaccgcgcccggcgtgacaagaaaatcttaaaacagaaatcagaacGAACAATTTAAGAGAATTCTGGAAACAGCAGGAATGCAGTATTTAATACGTTCCAGTTATACACCTGGATTGGGCTTCATCATTCCATACAGTATCCCAAATCTACCCATTAGGATTCTCTTTAATGCTATTCTATCTAGCTTTCCTTGACAATCCAAGCCTTACACAACTCTATGACGAACAGGTACGACTACTAACACTTTGTAGGGAAGAAAATCAAAGCATGAGATCAAGTAATTCACCCAATGCCATTCTGTTATTAAATGGTAGGGCTGAGACTAGAGCATGGACCATCTAATCCCAGAGCCTGCACTCCTGAATGATACATGAAATTACTTGGATAAAGGGTCAATTATACTAGAGATCTCACATTTCCCAGGGACTGAAAGTTACTTCTGTTGTTGTCAaggagtctcactccgtctccaaggctggagtgcagtggcgcaatcttgggctcactgcaacctctgcctcctgggttcaagcgattctcttgcctcagcctcccaagtagctgggattacaggcatgtgccaccacacctggctgtttcgtatttttagtacagacagggtttcaccatgttgaccaggctggttttgaattcctgacctcaggtgatccgcccaccttggcctcccaaagtgctgggattacaggcatgagccactgtgccccacctgcAAGTTACTTCTGATTCACATCAAGACATGTTAGAGCCTTGGATTTATGTTgtcaataaacacattttattagtTCCTTGTATGGATAAGAAGCTTCAAGTCAATGACTAATTCATGCCATATACACATATTCCTGTTTTAGATTTTCTATTAGCAAACATCCTATTCAATTGTTGGGAGTTTTGAGTACATTCAGAAAATGAAACCCCACAATCACTGTTTACAACAAATGAGTACATATGAAGTTTTTCTAATAAAATGAAGCtgcttgaaaaacaaaacatgcctTAAAAATCAGAATGTACTCATCACTTACTAAGAATGTACTCGTTATTAAACAACAGGCAAATCAAACAAACTACTAAAGCGGCAATGCTCGAGATTTTGAGTTTCCGCCCCAAACTTGAAAATATAGGAAATTAGATGGCCCTCAAAACTTTGAGATAAATGGATTCCACAGTGAAGTTGCCTGTATGAGAACAGAATTACTCCTAGCCATTCAATCTTCGATGTATCTTATCAACCTACTTAAGCAATCTGTCAGGCAGAATAGGTAACAGTAAACTACAGAAAGGTGCCACAGAGGCAAAAACTGGCTGTGCCCAAATCGACACTGCAGAGCagaaaatgaatgtatggttATTAGGTCTAAAACATTTTGAGCTCTTCAGTCCCACTggcaagatgtattaaagacagATGCTCCAGAGAAACTAACAAAACAAGCAACCTTTTGATTTCAGCTTCCATATATGTCAGCTTACAGCGATTAGGTTTCTCACTGATTTCTGATGTTAACGTATCAGAATTTGATTCTCAAATCAGTATTATAGCTTGGTACCCAAGGTCAGAGAACGTGCTGCTTTTCCAATGCAAAAATTCCTGTCTAAATAAGCCCATCTTACGGCGCATGAGATTAGCACCTACTGTCCTGTCAACTCATTTATAATTCAAGTGTGAGATTTGTTGATCCCTCATCTGGGTAAAGGTAGTCAGTGAATCCTACTGCCTCCCAAGACAGCCTCTGAGGCAGTAATCAGGTTAGAAATACTGAATCCATGATTCTTCCTAACAGCCTCCAAATATTCTCAGCAAAGACATCCTAAATTTAAGCAGGTATGCTTTTCATTTGGATAAAATTGGAAATGGTATAATATCTTGAGAAAGGTTTTCCTAAGATGTTATCACATTAAAAAAGTTCCCATGTCTATAGTAAATGCAAAACCCTGAAATATCTAATCAACTAACTGTACTCATGAAGTGCATACTATTCATGCAGCTATAAGCAGTGGTTTATTTCTAAGGTCGCCTAAGGAATACAAGTCAGCAATTTAAGTTCtcaaatataaaggaaaatgtgCTTGAAACCTTTTAAGGCAAGGGTATTTGGTACTAACAAAAACAGTTCATATTGGTTCTCTGAAAGAGCCCTCAAGTAGTCATTTCTAGTTCAAAGAGGATAGGCCAAAAAAGTTAGGTATTCTAGGTAATATTAATACAATCTGTTGCTACAAAGTAATACAAGCAGCTACTCATGACATTCAAGAAATCATACATCatgttagaaatttcttttagATGATTCTGAATAAGAACTTTAACCAGAACGAATCTGCACACACAGAGGAAGACCAAGGTGCACATTTAATTGCTTTCAAAGATAAACCTAGGGCTAACAGGACTTTTTGGTATTTACATACCTGCAATTAGGAAACTGTGAGGTTTTACCATTACAGACTACTACTGCCTGTTAAGTAGGCCTCTTAAGAATGTTTCAGTGAACAAATCACCCCTTTGCTTTGGTTCTGAAAATACGTATTTTGAAATAGCTAAGGCAAATATTTAGAGGGACACAGCTCAATATTGGAAAACTAGCCGGAAGAGGTAGAAGTAAAGCCTTTCTTTGCAACGTGCTTCTGTGTAAAGGTAACAAATCAGTGATCTAGGGAAAACACAACTTAAAAATGACTCACTCTTTTATAGGACGTTTAAAGataatgctttttaatatttcaaatatatatatttttaaatctcatcaAAAATGTTATCACCTTAACAGTACTTTGCACATGTGGAATTTCATACCTAAATTTGATActattttggtttatttatgGCTACTTACAAGAGTCACAGTAATAATGTCCACTCATCAGAGTCTTTTTCTTTGGTAGAGCCTAGTGGGACCAGGCAGATGAACTGTTATGCAAATGAGATGGATAAAACAAATTCATGATAGTATGAATTATAAGGGTTTCTGTTTAAtggaaataaaacttaaaaaggaTTCTATATTTATTCCCATCATTATTCTGGAAGCTTAATATCCTGTTCAGGGGTTAAGGAGTTTGAATAGCCCACACAATCCTGTAAAAACGACAACTGGCTGCCCTTTAATAAATAAAGTCATTGTAAAGAATTACATTTACAGAGTGAAAAGTGAATACATAGCATTTCAAATTCAATTTTGGAAGTACTACCAAGTACTGACCCATAACAATATACACTAGCTATCTTTTTAACTGTCCATCATTAGCACCAATGAAGATTCAATAAAATTACCTTTATTCCCACATCTCAAAACAATTCTGCAAATTCTTAGTGAAGTTTAACTATAGTCACAGACCTTAAATATTCACATTGTTAtccatgtctactgaaaataaGTTCACTACTTTTCTGGATATTCTTTACAAAATCTTATTAAAATTCCTGGTATTATCACCCCCAATTATACAGTAGCACAACCACCTTATGTAGTTTTTACATGATAGCTCTTGTAGAGGTTTCACATCTAAATTATCAAGAAAGCCCTTCCCTCCCTCATCTTGCACTCAGCTTAATTCTATACTAGTCCTTGGATTATGTACCACTGTAAAAGTATAACTGTATCAAAATTACCATGTTTATGGATACAATATTATGCCATACAGAGCAACAAAGTTACATATAATGACAAAGATCACTAAAGTTATGCAAGACAAGAACAAATGTTAGGACATGCTACCTAGGCACAGTCCCTACAAAGAGGCTCCTAAGTACCCCAAGTTCAAATAACATTgacaaaataaagaacaattaTCTTCAAAAATTATAAAGCTATTAGGTAATTGCTAAATAAAGGTAGAGCACAAGATTAAACTCTAATATTTACAACTGCAACATACTTGAGTAAAATTACAATTGTGCACGTATCAGTGGCTTtgtaacaaaaatacagaaaaaaaattgttttcagttcAACAAGAGGTGGAATCCAATCAATCTCAAATATACTCAACTCAAAGATTTACCACAGAATAAATTCAAGATTAGCTGATAAACAAGAGCCATATTACTGGTGTTTAAGACAAAATCTAAACAAGTTAAAATCCAATGTTTGATCAGAAGTCAGATGACTGTGCAAACTTTACCTCAACAGAAATATACTGAGATGTGCAAACAAATGTAAAACCTCCACTAGTGGTTTGCCTGGGAGGCTGACCTCTTCTTTCTTACAGAGCTTCCTGATAACCATAACTATAAATACAGGTACAATGCACAGTcagtaatcttttcttttttatttattgttagaaTATAAAAGAATTGAGAGAACATaggtttaatttcatttttataaggaAGACTacatttacctgaaaaagaaatatggcatcacacacaaacacacttcaGGGAAGGAGTATATTTAAGAATGTGGTGTCATTCTGAATGCTAAAGGAAAAGTGATCCCTGTTTACTGCTAAAATATGTAGTGTAAAATTCTTTAAAGGAAACAATTCACTAAGTCTCTACTAGGTAAGTTATTGTGAATTTAGTTTTCAAATCACAGTAATCCACATAACCATTATTAACAGCTCTGTTTCATAGAACTGCAACAAGCCAACAAACATTTAAATGCACTTCACATCAAGAGTATGTAAACTTTAGTTTTTCCTCTTCAAGCCTTCAGAAAGTTAGGGGCTATTTCAGCAGCCAATCTGGTCAGAACCTCTGAAGGCAAAATTTCAGTGCCTCACAGTGTATGTGACCATCTGTGGCACTGCATACACATCTGGTAGTGAAGTGTCCCCTATCAGTGGCTTCCAGTAAGGCCTAGAGTTTAAGGTTAACATAAAAAAAGTGCCACCTTTGTTTTAGATTAGTGATGGACTCTGACAAGATAAAATAAAGTTATTCTGTATATTGTTATACTTACAAGCAGCTCCAATCCTGAGTATTTATGGTAAtatctaaacatacaaaaatgtatgTACATTTTTCTCCACTTTCTTGTAAACAGTTATCAGTATACTGTTTTATCCCTTTATCTTTGAAACATGCAAATCATACATACAAgtataaatacacaaaagaaaacaatttacacTCATTCAAAAgccaagcaacaacaaaaaatagctaCAGTATTCAAATCATAAATAATGAATGCTTGAGGCATCTTATATTCCTAGAAGCAGCCAGCCATTCATCCTAATGTTCTTAGCTGCAATTGTAGAAATACTGAGTTTTGCACCTTCCATGCTTTTACAGTATTTATAACACTATCATATGTGGAGATAAAGACTTGTTTACTATAATCTCTTCTTTTCAGAATGAAGAATAAAGCAGCACTTACAAATATTGAAGCAGTGGCAGCAACAGCAGGGGTTACCACTGCTAGATCAGAAGGAATTTTTCCattctaacaatttttaaattaaaaaagtaaaggaaaaattgACCTAAACAAATTATTACATGTTCATTCCTTGGGCACTTAACAGCGAGTCCAGCATGTCGAATGTGTCTTTGTAGTCCATATGCTGGCTGCTTGTACTGTACTCGTGATTGGCATCAGGACCGTTGGTCTCCACTGGCTTCTTGTCCAGTTTCACGAGGGTGCTGAGATGTCCGTAGCCCACCTGGTATGTGACAGGGGGAGGAGGGGGTAAGGGATGGTTAAAAACAGAGTTGTGAGAGGATATATACTGCTTAACAGAGGAGGAAGAACTAGATGAACTACCTGAACTTTTGGAACTTTTGCTCATTTTGGAGTGGTGGTTGTGAGATGCATCATTGACATGCAGCCTCTTCCTTGAAGAGCTGGAGCTAGAGGAAATGCCATCACTGCTCAGACCAACAGGACTCCTCAGAACAGTGGGTGGTATTCCGTCGGCACTGTGTTTACTGCCACCGCTGCTGCTGCCACTATGCAAGTGGGAATGCTTGTGGCTGCTGGTGTGGTGGCGGCTTGAAGGATGCTCCTTGTGCTTATCCTTATGGTCTCTGCTAATATGTGGGCTTGAATGCTTGCTCTTCCCACTGCCTTCATCAGAAGAGCTGTGTCTTTCTGAAGaggaaacttttattttcattttcagttcttCTTTACTGGCGCTTTTATCAGTGGGTGGTATTGGAATCCGTAATTTCAGTGATccactcttttcctttttatctgccatgtatttttcagtatttgcaatgggtattttcattttaatgggaGAAGTAACAGAACTGCTGCTGGCTGCCTGTGACTGCCCTTGTTTGTGCTGCTGTTCTACCTGGGCAGCTATATAATGATCCCTTACGTCAAGATCAAGAGTTTCTAGTTTACGCTTTTCTCTATATTTGTCTAAAGACATTTTCTGAGGAATTATTCCTGGAGTAGCAGAAATTGGCCCATGGTGTTTACTGCTCCCTGCTTTATGAGTATATTCTTGCTTAACAGAAGAATGATCTGAAATTTTGTCAGGTCTGTGATGTAATCCTGAATGCAGTGATATAGAAGGTCCCTGCTGGAAGTTGATGTTGTACTGGCTACCAGACAAAGATGTCTCCTGTTTCTGTGAATATATCTGTTCTGTCCTTGCTGAGTCTTGATGTTGAGGCCATTCCTGGTGTGATGACAAACCGTATGAAGTACTTGGCATTCCTGTTGCTAGCACTGACAAATTATCAGATGTATGGCTGTCTTGAACagaaatatttcctgaatttagaGGTACTGGTGCAGGGAATGCTGATGTAGATGGTTTTTGAAAACTTGGGTTTGTAGGCACACCAGTGACACTATCTACTAAAATGGAATTCTGGACCAAAGATGAACCAAGAAGTGGTGTCTCTGATACCTGTCCATCTACTTTTGGTTTCCTAGCCGCCTGATTAgcctattaaaataaaacacagaagaagcagtgatatagaaaaataatttaatgcaaATTTCTTGTCTTATAAAAGttatacattaaaaacattatatattaaacatatggaaataaaatgacCTGGGGTTCAAGGTTTTAATGTTG includes:
- the CCNT2 gene encoding cyclin-T2 isoform X4 — translated: MATNSLHLTTFCLQYKPTVIACVCIHLACKWSNWEIPVSTDGKHWWEYVDPTVTLELLDELTHEFLQILEKTPNRLKKIRNWRANQAARKPKVDGQVSETPLLGSSLVQNSILVDSVTGVPTNPSFQKPSTSAFPAPVPLNSGNISVQDSHTSDNLSVLATGMPSTSYGLSSHQEWPQHQDSARTEQIYSQKQETSLSGSQYNINFQQGPSISLHSGLHHRPDKISDHSSVKQEYTHKAGSSKHHGPISATPGIIPQKMSLDKYREKRKLETLDLDVRDHYIAAQVEQQHKQGQSQAASSSSVTSPIKMKIPIANTEKYMADKKEKSGSLKLRIPIPPTDKSASKEELKMKIKVSSSERHSSSDEGSGKSKHSSPHISRDHKDKHKEHPSSRHHTSSHKHSHLHSGSSSGGSKHSADGIPPTVLRSPVGLSSDGISSSSSSSRKRLHVNDASHNHHSKMSKSSKSSGSSSSSSSSVKQYISSHNSVFNHPLPPPPPVTYQVGYGHLSTLVKLDKKPVETNGPDANHEYSTSSQHMDYKDTFDMLDSLLSAQGMNM
- the CCNT2 gene encoding cyclin-T2 isoform X1; this translates as MASGRGASSRWFFTREQLENTPSRRCGVEADKELSCRQQAANLIQEMGQRLNVSQLTINTAIVYMHRFYMHHSFTKFNKNIISSTALFLAAKVEEQARKLEHVIKVAHACLHPLEPLLDTKCDAYLQQTQELVILETIMLQTLGFEITIEHPHTDVVKCTQLVRASKDLAQTSYFMATNSLHLTTFCLQYKPTVIACVCIHLACKWSNWEIPVSTDGKHWWEYVDPTVTLELLDELTHEFLQILEKTPNRLKKIRNWRANQAARKPKVDGQVSETPLLGSSLVQNSILVDSVTGVPTNPSFQKPSTSAFPAPVPLNSGNISVQDSHTSDNLSVLATGMPSTSYGLSSHQEWPQHQDSARTEQIYSQKQETSLSGSQYNINFQQGPSISLHSGLHHRPDKISDHSSVKQEYTHKAGSSKHHGPISATPGIIPQKMSLDKYREKRKLETLDLDVRDHYIAAQVEQQHKQGQSQAASSSSVTSPIKMKIPIANTEKYMADKKEKSGSLKLRIPIPPTDKSASKEELKMKIKVSSSERHSSSDEGSGKSKHSSPHISRDHKDKHKEHPSSRHHTSSHKHSHLHSGSSSGGSKHSADGIPPTVLRSPVGLSSDGISSSSSSSRKRLHVNDASHNHHSKMSKSSKSSGSSSSSSSSVKQYISSHNSVFNHPLPPPPPVTYQVGYGHLSTLVKLDKKPVETNGPDANHEYSTSSQHMDYKDTFDMLDSLLSAQGMNM
- the CCNT2 gene encoding cyclin-T2 isoform X3 is translated as MLLKIFSSIENDGALVIFVSTSKDLAQTSYFMATNSLHLTTFCLQYKPTVIACVCIHLACKWSNWEIPVSTDGKHWWEYVDPTVTLELLDELTHEFLQILEKTPNRLKKIRNWRANQAARKPKVDGQVSETPLLGSSLVQNSILVDSVTGVPTNPSFQKPSTSAFPAPVPLNSGNISVQDSHTSDNLSVLATGMPSTSYGLSSHQEWPQHQDSARTEQIYSQKQETSLSGSQYNINFQQGPSISLHSGLHHRPDKISDHSSVKQEYTHKAGSSKHHGPISATPGIIPQKMSLDKYREKRKLETLDLDVRDHYIAAQVEQQHKQGQSQAASSSSVTSPIKMKIPIANTEKYMADKKEKSGSLKLRIPIPPTDKSASKEELKMKIKVSSSERHSSSDEGSGKSKHSSPHISRDHKDKHKEHPSSRHHTSSHKHSHLHSGSSSGGSKHSADGIPPTVLRSPVGLSSDGISSSSSSSRKRLHVNDASHNHHSKMSKSSKSSGSSSSSSSSVKQYISSHNSVFNHPLPPPPPVTYQVGYGHLSTLVKLDKKPVETNGPDANHEYSTSSQHMDYKDTFDMLDSLLSAQGMNM
- the CCNT2 gene encoding cyclin-T2 isoform X2, encoding MASGRGASSRWFFTREQLENTPSRRCGVEADKELSCRQQAANLIQEMGQRLNVSQLTINTAIVYMHRFYMHHSFTKFNKNIISSTALFLAAKVEEQARKLEHVIKVAHACLHPLEPLLDTKCDAYLQQTQELVILETIMLQTLGFEITIEHPHTDVVKCTQLVRASKDLAQTSYFMATNSLHLTTFCLQYKPTVIACVCIHLACKWSNWEIPVSTDGKHWWEYVDPTVTLELLDELTHEFLQILEKTPNRLKKIRNWRANQAARKPKVDGQVSETPLLGSSLVQNSILVDSVTGVPTNPSFQKPSTSAFPAPVPLNSGNISVQDSHTSDNLSVLATGMPSTSYGLSSHQEWPQHQDSARTEQIYSQKQETSLSGSQYNINFQQGPSISLHSGLHHRPDKISDHSSVKQEYTHKAGSSKHHGPISATPGIIPQKMSLDKYREKRKLETLDLDVRDHYIAAQVEQQHKQGQSQAASSSSVTSPIKMKIPIANTEKYMADKKEKSGSLKLRIPIPPTDKSASKEELKMKIKVSSSERHSSSDEGSGKSKHSSPHISRDHKDKHKEHPSSRHHTSSHKHSHLHSGSSSGGSKHSADGIPPTVLRSPVGLSSDGISSSSSSSRKRLHVNDASHNHHSKMSKSSKSSGGLRTSQHPRETGQEASGDQRS